CGGCTCTTTGGTCGGGTGGAACGCATGGACGCGAAAAGCAGGACAAGGCTTCATCGATCAAGACTCTGACTTCATCCCACCCGAAAACGGCGGCGAACCAGAAGAATACGAACACTTCTACAAACTTAGTGACTTCGGGGTGGATTACGCGCGACCGCGCTTGAGTCAATTGGCCGAAATTGTCCGCCTTGCAGGAAGCCTCGATAAGACTTGGGCTTTTCGCTGATCAACGGCATCCATCACAGAGACCACACATGAGCAACGAAGATAAAATCGCCGCACTGGAAGACAGGTTGAAACAAATTCGCGCCAACAATGGGGGAAATCAAACAGGAGTTTATTCAAGCCGTCGTGCCTTGGCTTGAGCCGTGGCATTTGAAAACCCGCTGTTAAAGGACGCTGGAACCGTGATGACTGAGCGCGACGCAGCCAAGCTCGAAATGGCAAGGCAGGCCGTCAAAAAGCCATGAGATGAAAACCAAGTAAAGGTGCGGGAGATCCAACCAAACACAGGCCACATCTCCCGTCTTGCGCGGCACCTAATCAACATCCAATTTCCAAGTGCCCTCGCCCCAATACTTCAGAACGCGAGACGCCAAGAAAGGAACCATGCCTTTCCCCTTGGCCGCTTCCTCGAGGACGGGCTTTGCCTGCTCGGGTCTATCACTGAGCAAACAGGCCGCCGCGTTGACTCGAACATCCATGCGCGGATGCGCTAACAGTCCCGCGAGCGCATCCCTCCCAGCCTCGCCCTGGTCGCGTAGCTTCTTGTAGGCAGCTATGTATCGCTTCGCATACTTGTTCCCGCCCTTACGGTCGCCGCGCATGATCGCCTCAGTCTGCGCCGCTACATTTTGGGCGAAGTCCTCCACGATGCTGCCCAGATCCATTACCACCCCCCATTCTTGATGTTCTCAATTGCAAGCAAGGCAAAATCTCGCTGCGCCTCGTAGGATTGAGTGCTGAGCCATTGCCTCACCGTCAGGCGTGAGGACTTGGTGGCGGTCCACTGGATGGACGAATAGAAGGCGCTCACCTCGTCATGCAGCGGCTTGTCTAGAGCAATGACATTCTCGGTGTTGTGTATAGCCTCGCCTCCAAATCGCTTGACGTTCCCTTTGGTCTGCTCAACCAGGTGATGCCACTCCTTGCCTTTGCCCGCTGGCCCCATGGCCGACTTGAAGCCACTAAACGACCCCCACGGCGACTGCGGGCCAGGGGACTAATGCGACTCGACCACCCATCAATGCCTGTTGGACTTCGGTCCTTGGCCTGAATGCAAAGCCGACTGCCACTGTCGCGGGAGAGATTTGTGATGGCGGCTCCTGCAGGCCTGGTTGCCGCTCGAACTGCGAGTGCCCGTATCCGAGTGTCTGTTACAGCTCGACCTGGACGTGCGGCCCAGACTTTGGCCCATTCCCCCCTGCACTCCCGGCTGTAACGGTTGCCCCTGACGCGGGGACGAGCCTCGGCGGCGAGTGTCTATGTCAGGAAGCTCAGCACCTCGCGCGCGCGACGCTCCAGGCTCTCTCGTATCGCGTCGCACGCCGTGGCGTGTGGCACCACGCACTGGAAGGGAGAAGCCCTCCAGGAAGGCGTGCCGGGGTTGCGTTCAATTGTACTCGGCTGGAGGGTCTAGAAGCCGAGCGGCACCAGGTAGGCCGTGCCGTTCTGCGTGCCCGTGCGGTAGCTGAGCGGCGCGCCGACGACGAGGGTGGGCGGGATGCTTCCGCTCCCCGCCACCAGCGCCAGATCGCTCCCGAAGTTGGAGCGCTCCGTCACGTCGCCCGTCAGCGTCAGCAGCGGCGAGACCGGGCCCGTGGTCGTGGGCCCGCCCGCGTAGACGAACACCGCGCCGCCGCCGTCCGAGGCCACCGACGCGCCCGGTGCGCTCACCACCAGCTCCGGCGCGCCGTCGCCCGTCAGGTCCACCCCACCGGCCAGCGCCGTGCCGAAGCCCACCGCGCGCGAGCGGTGCACCAGCACCTTGGGAATCAGCGCGCTGTCCATGGCGCCCACCACCGTCTCACCCGAGGCCGGCCGGCGGCTCACCAGCTGCGCGATGTCGAACAGCAGCACCGCGGGCTGCGTCACGCCGTCGTACGTCACGTTCGCCGCGCTCACCGCCAGGTAGTCCGCGCCCGTCTTGCCCAGCACGCGGCCCGCGCGCGTCGTCGCCACGCCCAGGCCGATGAAGTTCATGCCCACTTCCGAGTCCGCCGCCAGCCGCACCGTGGAGGGCACCTTGCGCGTGCCACACTTCACCCCGGCCGGGTCGTAACCGAACGCCACCACCACGCCGCCGCGCTGGGCGTTGTCCGTGTAACGCCACGCCACCTCGTCGCAGCCATCCGCGTTCAGGTCTCCCAGCACCGCCGGCGCCGACGTCTGCTGCACCAGCGAGGGCGGCTGCCCGGGGTTGCCCGGGAGGATGAGCGTGGGCGCCGTGTAGAGCGGATCGCACCCCATGGTCAGCTTGCCCGGCGAGACGTCGTCCGGAGCGCGGCCCGGCAGGATGTCGATGCCGTTGGTGCGCAGCATCGCGATGTCCTGCTTGCCATCCCCGTTGAAGTCGAAGCCGCCCAACACCCCGCGCCCCATGCTCCGGCGCGTGCAGTTGCCGGTGTTGCCCACGGCCGTGCACCCCTCGATGGTGCCCGGCGCCCACAGCCGGTAGGCGGGCTTGAAGGTTCCATCCGCCTGGCCCAGCGACACCAGCACGCCACCGTACTGCACGCTCGCGGTGGGGAGGCACTCGGGCCGCTCCAACTGGTACACGGGGGTGATGTCGGTGGCCCGCGTGGAGGTGCCCGGCATGATGAAGCCCGGCGCGCCGATCACCGCGTCCTGGCGCCCATCGCCGTTGAAGTCCGTGAAGGCCACGTCCGTGCCCACGTTGCGCCCGGGGGCCAGCGACGAGATGCTCCCCTCGCCCGCCAGCGCGAACTTCCCGTCCTGGCCGAAGGACCAGGCGCGGCCGATGGACAGCTCGGCGCCATCCGCGTTGGCCCCACCCGAGCCGGAGAAGCCCGGCGAGCCCACCAGCGCCACCGCGGCCGTCGTGCCCCGGGCCACCGCCACCACTTCACCGAAGCGCTCCACGCTCGGCCGCGCCGGCACCATGGAGACCGAGCGCGACCACTGCGCGAGCGAGTCGCCCGTCTTGAGGAAGGCATCCACCCGCCCGGTGAAGCCCAGCCCGGGCGCGGAGGCGCGGCCCGCGAAGGCCACCAGCCCGGACCGCCCCTCCGGCAGCGGCCACGTCGCCAGCCCCACGCCGAAGACGTCCGACTTCGCCAGTCCCGGCAGGAAGGAGCTCGACTTGTTGAGCGCGGCACCGCGGCTCAGCGTGGACAGCGGATAGACGAGCACCTTGCCGCCCAGGCGCAGCGTGGTGCTCCCCGAGCCCGGGCTCGCGTAGGGCGCGCCCAGCAGCAGCTCCGGACCGGGAGTCCCGTCCACGTCCAGCACCGCCCAGCTCCGCCCCGCGTTGATGCCGGCCGCGTCGCCGTACAGCCGGGCCCAGGCCTCGTCGCGCTTCACCTGCGCGGGCGTGGCCGCGGGCTCGCCCATGGGCTTGTACGCGCTCACGTCGAAGAGCAGCGCTCCGCCCGCGTCGTTCATGTTGACCTGGCCACCGCTGGTCCTCAGGTCCGGCGAGTCCACGCGATCCGCCAGCGCCATCAGCAGCGTGGGCCGCGTCCCCTCGCCCGGCACGACGTCCAGCTTCCAGGTGCCCTCGCCATTGGTATCATTCGCGACGGTGGGCATCACGTACACGTCCGGCGACTCGCGGAAGCGCGTGCCCGAGGCCCGCGCGAAGTACACGGACACGGCCTGCACCATCGCGGAGGTGCCATCCGCGTTGTAGCGCGACGCCCTGCTCAGCGCCGCCACGTCCGGCAGCCCGTCGCCGTTGAGGTCCGCCACCTTCAGCACGCGGCCCAGCTCCGTGTTGCCACGCGACTCGGTGGTGCCCGTCTTGCTCAGGTCCAGTCCGCCCAGGCGGAGGCTCGGCAGCTCCGGCACCGCCTCGCCCGGGGTGAGCAGGTAGATGTCCACCACGCCCCGGCGCAGCGTCACCGAGCCGGACAGGTCGCCCGTGGGCGAGCCCACCACCAGGTCCACGTCCCCGTCCACGTCCACGTCCGCGAGCGCCAGACCCGCGCCGAAGGAGCCACTGCGCCCCAAGCCGGCGAGCGGCGCGCGCAGGGGCTCCGGCCCATTGGCGCCGAAGCGGTACAGGTACACCGCGCCCGCGTCGCCCGCGGTGAAGTCCGCGCCCGGCGACGACACCGCCAACTCCGCCCTGCCGTCGTTGTCCAGGTCCCCGGCCACCACCGTCTCGCCGAAGCGGGCCGTGTCCGTCTCACCCGTCAGGGTCCACGTGGGCTTGTCGGGCAGCACGCCATCCCGGCTGCCCTTGTAGATGAACACCGCGCCGCCCTGGGGCCTGGCCAGGTCGCTCTCCGCCTGCCCCACCGCCACGTCCGAAATCCCATCCCCGTCGAAGTCCGCCGTCACCACCGAGGCCACGTCCGAGAGCCGTCCGTGCGCCTGGGTGTCGCGCTTGAGCTCGTCCAGGATGCGCACGGAGACGCGCGCCTTCTGGCCGGTGAAGGGATCCGCCGCCTCCAGCACCGCCAGGCCCTTCGCATCGGCCTCGGCCGAGAAGGCGCCATGGGCGATCTTCCCCGGGCCGGACACCTTGGTCCAGACCACCCGGTCACTGCCGCCCACCGTCCCCAGCGGCGCCGACGAGCCCGCCGGCACCGCCATCAGCGCCGGGTCTCCGCGCAGCTGCGCGTCCGCGCGCACCTCGAACTGGAGGACGGCCTCCTCGCCCGTGCGGCCATCCCGCACGCGCACCAGGTCCACGCCCTGCGCCGTGCCCGCCTTGTACGTGCCCGTGGACGACAGCGTGCTGCTGCCCGTCGCGTTGCGCTCCAGCGTGAAGACGGGCGTGCCCAGCTGCCCCGACACCTGCACCTGGAAGGTCGTGCCCGGCTTCACCGTGGCCCGCGCGGGCGCCACGTCGAAGCCCGTCACCACGTTCACCTGCGCCCGCGCGTCACCCGGGCAGCGGATGTCCTCCACCACCAGCGTGTCCGTCGCGGGCGTGGAGCCGGCGACGAAGCGCGACCCGCGCATCTCTCCCGACGAGCCCCCGGACTCCACGCGGAAGCTGTAGTAGCCGCTGCCTCCCGCGGCCGTCAGGGTGACGGGCTCATTCACGTGCACCCGGTCGGGGCTCGCGGTGAGGGTGAGGGGCGGCAGCCCCGAGCAGGGATTCACCGAGGGAGGCAGCTCGGTCGGCCCCTCCTCCAGGTTGCAGCCCGTGCCCAGGAGCGCGAAGGCCAGCGACGCGCGGAAGACTCGATTCATGGGGGAATGCCTCAAGGATTGGCGCCAGCAGTCGCCCAGCGCTGGATGACGGAGATGAGCTGTGGATCCAACGGACCGTCAGCGGGCATGCGCTGATCCCTCACCGCCGCGATGATGAGCGGCAGGTTGTCCTTCCACTGCTGATACGTGGACAGCTGCCGGCCCGGTCCCGAGTCGTGGCACTTCGCGCACCGCGCCACGTGGATGGGGCGGATGTCCTTGTTCCAGCCGAGCACCGACGAGGAGACGGGCTGGTACGAGAAGGAGACGGCGCGCCGGGCCTCGGTGCCGTCCGCGTAGCGCGCCACGGCGCTCAGCGTGTGCACGCCCGGTCCCAGTCCATCGAAGGAGTAGGCCTTGGGTGTCCCGTCCGCCTCCACCCCGCCGAGGCTGAAGGCCGGTCCGCTCACCGGCACGTCCACGCCCGCCACCTGGAAGGTGACGCTCTCCGGCGCATTGCCCGGCGCCACGCGCGCGCGCACCACCAGCGAGTCCTCCACCACCCGCATGCCCTCGTGCAGGCCCAGCACGCGCGGCACCGGGCCGCGGCTGAGCGCCACCGTCTCGGTGCCCAGCTGCGCCCAGACACAGCCGCTCTCGTCCGCCGTCAGCAGGCGCAGGCTGCCCGTGTCCACGCCCGAGGCCTGGCCCCACGCGTCCTTGTCCGCGTCGTACAGGAAGAGCCCGTCACCCGTCTTCACCCAGAGGAAGCGCCCCGCGGCCACCACCTGCTCTGGCGTCTCCTCCAGCGCCACCTCGCGCCACCCGTCCGCCGCGTTGCGCAGCAGCCGCTCCGACGTCAGCAGCCACGCCTCCCCCGCCCCCTTCTCCGACTCCCCCAGCCCCGCCAGTCCCACCAGGGTCTCGCCCTTGTGCAGCGACACCTGGGCCTGGCGCACCTGCCACGCCCCCGCCGCCGTCTGGATGGCGTTCCACAGCTTGTCCTCGCGGATGAACCACAGCGCCGGCGACACGCGCTCGGCCGGTGCCACCACCAGCGAGCTGATGCCCACCAGCGGCTGGCCATCCACCTTGAGCTGGGACAGCGCCCCGTCACGCAGCTGGAAGAGGCCCGAGGCATGCGCCAGCCACGCCGCGCCGTCCGGCGTCACCACCGACGCGCTCAGCCCCAGGCTCAGCGCATCCCTCCAGGGCGGGGCGATGATCCACCCCGACTGCGCCATGAAGAGACCGTTGTCCGCCTCCACCAGCGCGGAGCCCGGCCCCATCCGGAAGACGGCGCGGCCGCGTCCCGGCGTGATCGGATTGCCCGGGTGGTTCTCCAAGGGAGCCTTCGTCCCGTCCAGCCGCAGGCGGACGAGCTCGCCGGCCGCCGTCACGAAGATGCCGCCGCCCGTCTGGTCCGCGAAACCCGGCGAGGGCGCCACCTCCGCCTGGGCCGTCACCCGCGCCGGCTGGAAGGCCTCCGGCTTGGGGGTGTCCTGGGGGAGCGAGGGCTCGCAGGCCGCCAGCAGGCCCGCGAGCAGGAAGGGGTAGACCCTCACCCCAACCCTCTCCCAGGGGGAGAGGGAGCCGATACGGTACGAAGCTCGAGTGTTCATTACGCCAACAGGGCTTTGAGGGGTTCGACGCGCGTGATGCTGTAGTCCAGCTTGGCCGACGCCAGCACCGTCGCGATGATGTGCTCGGGGAGGATGCTCGTCCCGTTGGTCGGGTCCGACTGGCCCGTGGCCAGGTCCACCACGGCCGGCGCCATGCCGATGTCACCGCTCTTGCCGAACGTCAGGTTGTGCTTCAGCCCGGCGCCCATCAGCAGGCAGCTGTTCGTC
This is a stretch of genomic DNA from Archangium violaceum. It encodes these proteins:
- a CDS encoding DUF2019 domain-containing protein, whose amino-acid sequence is MDLGSIVEDFAQNVAAQTEAIMRGDRKGGNKYAKRYIAAYKKLRDQGEAGRDALAGLLAHPRMDVRVNAAACLLSDRPEQAKPVLEEAAKGKGMVPFLASRVLKYWGEGTWKLDVD
- a CDS encoding FG-GAP-like repeat-containing protein → MNRVFRASLAFALLGTGCNLEEGPTELPPSVNPCSGLPPLTLTASPDRVHVNEPVTLTAAGGSGYYSFRVESGGSSGEMRGSRFVAGSTPATDTLVVEDIRCPGDARAQVNVVTGFDVAPARATVKPGTTFQVQVSGQLGTPVFTLERNATGSSTLSSTGTYKAGTAQGVDLVRVRDGRTGEEAVLQFEVRADAQLRGDPALMAVPAGSSAPLGTVGGSDRVVWTKVSGPGKIAHGAFSAEADAKGLAVLEAADPFTGQKARVSVRILDELKRDTQAHGRLSDVASVVTADFDGDGISDVAVGQAESDLARPQGGAVFIYKGSRDGVLPDKPTWTLTGETDTARFGETVVAGDLDNDGRAELAVSSPGADFTAGDAGAVYLYRFGANGPEPLRAPLAGLGRSGSFGAGLALADVDVDGDVDLVVGSPTGDLSGSVTLRRGVVDIYLLTPGEAVPELPSLRLGGLDLSKTGTTESRGNTELGRVLKVADLNGDGLPDVAALSRASRYNADGTSAMVQAVSVYFARASGTRFRESPDVYVMPTVANDTNGEGTWKLDVVPGEGTRPTLLMALADRVDSPDLRTSGGQVNMNDAGGALLFDVSAYKPMGEPAATPAQVKRDEAWARLYGDAAGINAGRSWAVLDVDGTPGPELLLGAPYASPGSGSTTLRLGGKVLVYPLSTLSRGAALNKSSSFLPGLAKSDVFGVGLATWPLPEGRSGLVAFAGRASAPGLGFTGRVDAFLKTGDSLAQWSRSVSMVPARPSVERFGEVVAVARGTTAAVALVGSPGFSGSGGANADGAELSIGRAWSFGQDGKFALAGEGSISSLAPGRNVGTDVAFTDFNGDGRQDAVIGAPGFIMPGTSTRATDITPVYQLERPECLPTASVQYGGVLVSLGQADGTFKPAYRLWAPGTIEGCTAVGNTGNCTRRSMGRGVLGGFDFNGDGKQDIAMLRTNGIDILPGRAPDDVSPGKLTMGCDPLYTAPTLILPGNPGQPPSLVQQTSAPAVLGDLNADGCDEVAWRYTDNAQRGGVVVAFGYDPAGVKCGTRKVPSTVRLAADSEVGMNFIGLGVATTRAGRVLGKTGADYLAVSAANVTYDGVTQPAVLLFDIAQLVSRRPASGETVVGAMDSALIPKVLVHRSRAVGFGTALAGGVDLTGDGAPELVVSAPGASVASDGGGAVFVYAGGPTTTGPVSPLLTLTGDVTERSNFGSDLALVAGSGSIPPTLVVGAPLSYRTGTQNGTAYLVPLGF